One window of Acipenser ruthenus chromosome 17, fAciRut3.2 maternal haplotype, whole genome shotgun sequence genomic DNA carries:
- the dusp28 gene encoding dual specificity phosphatase 28 has protein sequence MLQLCKITDSLFISNARSACSDELLSQEGVTMCINVSKQQPFPSLRISTLRVPVYDDPGENLYKYFDRCADAIESTANSAGCSVVYCKNGRSRSASICVAYLMKHKGLSLQDAFDSVKAARSVVEPNEGFWRQLQRYERELEGRRSTDSTNGDLLNNRQSSQQQEAALGQHKT, from the exons ATGCTCCAGCTTTGTAAGATCACAGACTCCTTGTTTATCAGCAATGCCCGGTCTGCTTGCAGCGATGAGCTGCTCTCCCAGGAGGGGGTCACCATGTGTATCAATGTCTCCAAACAGCAGCCTTTCCCCAGTCTGCGGATCAGCACCCTCCGAGTTCCTGTTTACGATGACCCCGGGGAAAATCTCTACAAGTATTTTGACCGCTGTGCTGATGCCATTGAGAGCACGGCTAACTCTGCTGGCTGCAGTGTGGTTTACTGCAAGAACGGCCGGAGCAGGTCAGCGTCTATCTGCGTGGCATACCTGATGAAGCACAAAGGGCTGTCCCTGCAGGACGCCTTTGAC TCTGTCAAGGCAGCCCGCTCTGTGGTGGAGCCCAACGAAGGGTTCTGGAGACAGCTTCAGAGATATGAGAGAGAGCTGGAGGGCCGGAGATCAACGGACAGCACCAACGGAGACCTCCTTAACAACAGACAGTCTTCCCAGCAGCAGGAGGCAGCACTGGGTCAACACAAGACCTGA